GCCGCCGCGGTGTTCGTGTTCCTGCCGGGCGTCGCGCTCGTCGGACGCAACGCGCAGACCGATGTGCCCGTGCTCGCGCTCCAGCTGGCCGCCGTGACGGTCTACGTGATCGCCGCCGAGCGGACCGGCCGGCGCTCCGCCGCGCTGCTCGGCGCGCTCGCCGGCGCGCTCATGGGCGCCGCGGCGCTGACGAAGCTCAGCGCGCTCATCGCGCTGCCCGCGCTCGCGTTGTGGCAGGTCTGGCGCACCCGCGGGCTCAGGTGGCTCGCCGAGCCCGCCACGCTCGGCGCGCTCGCGGCGACGGCCCTCGTCGGCGGCACGTGGTACGGCTACCGGGCTGCGACCGCGGCCGAGTTCCTCACGGCGCAGAGCCGGCTCATCGGACTCGGGAACCTCGAC
This is a stretch of genomic DNA from Actinomycetota bacterium. It encodes these proteins:
- a CDS encoding phospholipid carrier-dependent glycosyltransferase, yielding MPTPSETTRAERLPLIGLAAVIAAAALLYLPHLRDAIGGFQHTNEGFYGLLARDYAHGPLLAPWLHPLESNNPPLYPWVQALLVRAGADPVVAGRAISLLATLLCAALVFALCARLYDRRTGLVAAAVFVFLPGVALVGRNAQTDVPVLALQLAAVTVYVIAAERTGRRSAALLGALAGALMGAAALTKLSALIALPALALWQVWRTRGLRWLAEPATLGALAATALVGGTWYGYRAATAAEFLTAQSRLIGLGNLD